A genome region from Archaeoglobus fulgidus DSM 4304 includes the following:
- the truA gene encoding tRNA pseudouridine(38-40) synthase TruA — MKFAFKIAYFGDNFHGSQFQPDQRTVEGEVINALRRLGVENPRLRSAGRTDAGVHAYGQVISFYSEDKIFPRMLNAELPEDITAWAWAKVSEDFDPRRAKSRVYTYVMYGSDYDISAMRKAVKELIGVHDFSNFTKKFGEGESCVREIISADIRADREFIIFEIEGNAFTWNMVRCIVTAIMEIGKQHRSIEWFRDLLNPEKHKERVEPAPPYGLILKDVKYDDVEFEIDDYAFKTLQSRIEDRIIYHGTIFKLFSLFRQSGIS, encoded by the coding sequence ATGAAGTTCGCGTTCAAGATAGCGTACTTCGGTGACAACTTTCACGGAAGTCAGTTTCAGCCCGACCAAAGGACGGTTGAGGGAGAGGTAATCAACGCCCTAAGAAGGCTCGGAGTTGAGAATCCGAGGCTGAGGAGTGCCGGGAGAACTGATGCCGGAGTTCATGCCTACGGCCAGGTCATTTCCTTCTACTCCGAGGACAAAATCTTTCCGAGAATGCTGAACGCTGAGCTTCCCGAAGACATAACAGCATGGGCGTGGGCGAAGGTTTCCGAGGACTTCGACCCGAGAAGGGCGAAGAGCAGAGTTTACACATACGTTATGTACGGCTCGGACTACGACATTTCTGCGATGAGAAAGGCTGTTAAAGAGCTGATCGGCGTCCACGACTTCTCAAACTTCACCAAGAAATTCGGAGAGGGAGAGAGCTGCGTTAGGGAAATTATTAGCGCCGACATTAGAGCGGACAGGGAGTTCATAATCTTCGAGATTGAGGGGAACGCCTTTACCTGGAACATGGTTCGCTGCATAGTGACGGCAATAATGGAGATCGGAAAGCAGCACAGAAGCATTGAGTGGTTCAGGGACCTCCTGAACCCGGAAAAGCACAAGGAGAGGGTCGAGCCCGCTCCACCTTACGGTCTAATCCTGAAGGATGTCAAATACGACGACGTGGAATTCGAAATCGACGATTACGCCTTTAAAACACTCCAGTCAAGAATCGAGGACAGAATAATTTACCACGGTACGATTTTCAAGCTGTTCTCCCTTTTCAGGCAAAGCGGAATTTCCTGA
- a CDS encoding cell division protein → MRLLTIGSGLRGAKVAEILHKKGVKVNRVPLFKCFAVLNNEEHLRSISIGDDRKYYVHGLKGDVSGFVNQITSLYEIFEGSLVLTSLEDDFGYITSLELCQRLRKVTEDAVISLAIVPQLDTSSIGEIKKRIRSLRDVSDILILFEGEVGVERKILEVMNLVALAGEIDLKKRVAGEVVVDTSDVFNALKSDGFAIAGLAERKIPFNFKNLIFRRNSELKAVRTRRMIELTEEALQNVSINGDVENAKSALLLFAGKPDELTMEGLFSSIAMIENINRDIVVRYGDYPIPGSRKVSAVLIFSGIRKFRFA, encoded by the coding sequence ATGAGGTTGCTGACAATAGGCTCGGGGCTGCGCGGGGCCAAGGTGGCAGAAATTCTGCATAAAAAAGGCGTGAAGGTCAACAGAGTTCCCCTGTTTAAGTGCTTTGCAGTTCTGAACAATGAGGAGCACTTGAGAAGCATTTCGATAGGTGACGACAGGAAGTACTACGTTCACGGGCTGAAAGGAGACGTGAGCGGGTTTGTGAATCAAATCACATCTCTTTATGAAATATTTGAGGGCAGCCTTGTTTTAACCTCGCTGGAGGATGATTTTGGCTACATAACATCTCTCGAGCTCTGCCAGAGGCTCAGAAAAGTTACGGAGGATGCTGTAATCTCCCTCGCAATAGTCCCCCAACTTGACACCTCGAGCATTGGGGAGATAAAGAAGCGAATTCGAAGTCTCAGAGACGTTTCGGACATTCTGATTCTCTTTGAGGGGGAGGTTGGAGTTGAGAGAAAAATCCTTGAGGTGATGAACCTCGTTGCCCTTGCCGGCGAGATTGATTTGAAGAAGAGGGTGGCTGGGGAGGTAGTTGTTGACACGTCCGATGTCTTCAACGCTTTGAAATCCGACGGATTCGCCATAGCGGGCTTGGCTGAGAGAAAGATACCCTTTAACTTTAAGAACCTGATTTTCAGAAGGAACAGCGAGCTCAAGGCGGTGAGAACTAGAAGAATGATAGAGCTGACGGAGGAAGCGCTGCAGAACGTGAGCATCAACGGAGATGTTGAGAACGCCAAATCAGCATTGCTCCTCTTCGCCGGTAAGCCTGATGAGCTGACAATGGAGGGGCTTTTCTCCTCAATAGCGATGATAGAGAACATCAACAGGGATATCGTTGTGAGGTACGGGGACTATCCAATTCCCGGTTCGAGGAAAGTTTCCGCCGTTTTAATATTCTCAGGAATCAGGAAATTCCGCTTTGCCTGA